In Pirellulales bacterium, a single genomic region encodes these proteins:
- a CDS encoding dockerin type I repeat-containing protein gives MNRIFSLCCVTSIALVSAVAVHQAAAQDSSDQSAGGQSIVANPPIFLRDYRFIPIDTTVHVTGGPQNYNLNLTIVGGFGLETGYLAEPTPVASSTSSSGLEPFAKFVNVHGILVNPISASPVPVTTVSTTPLPTPGWDLDKTLNLSGLTGTFTPGDPNDLFFLGADGQGVAERYEATLSDGWLHLTGGTTDPPSTNAVLYQVNAWAHLLPFPDFNADGVISAADVVEMEQALANPQAFEAQNDLTSDDLLALGDVNGDGKFNGADLQALLAILKTGGGSAAAPIPEPAGFTLFVLAVSGWCIIRRRV, from the coding sequence ATGAACCGCATCTTTTCGCTCTGCTGCGTCACTTCGATCGCTTTGGTTAGTGCGGTTGCTGTTCATCAAGCTGCCGCGCAGGATTCATCCGATCAGTCGGCGGGCGGACAAAGCATTGTCGCGAATCCGCCAATCTTTTTGCGCGATTACCGGTTCATTCCCATCGACACCACCGTTCACGTCACAGGCGGCCCGCAGAATTACAATTTGAACTTGACTATCGTCGGCGGTTTCGGTCTGGAAACCGGATACTTGGCCGAGCCCACGCCGGTGGCTTCCTCGACTAGCTCATCGGGGCTGGAGCCGTTTGCCAAGTTCGTCAATGTGCATGGTATTCTGGTCAACCCCATCAGCGCATCGCCGGTACCGGTCACTACGGTCAGCACCACGCCGCTGCCGACGCCAGGCTGGGATTTGGACAAAACGTTAAACCTAAGCGGCCTCACCGGCACGTTCACCCCCGGCGATCCGAACGATTTGTTTTTCTTGGGCGCCGATGGCCAAGGAGTGGCCGAGCGATATGAAGCCACGCTGAGCGACGGCTGGCTGCACCTGACCGGCGGCACGACCGATCCGCCGTCGACGAACGCCGTTTTATACCAAGTGAACGCTTGGGCCCATCTGCTGCCGTTTCCCGATTTTAACGCAGACGGCGTCATTTCTGCCGCCGACGTTGTTGAAATGGAGCAAGCCTTGGCAAACCCCCAGGCCTTCGAAGCCCAAAACGATTTGACGAGCGACGATTTACTTGCCTTGGGCGATGTCAATGGCGACGGCAAATTCAACGGCGCCGATCTGCAAGCGCTGCTGGCCATACTCAAAACCGGCGGTGGTTCCGCCGCTGCTCCCATCCCCGAGCCGGCCGGTTTCACTCTTTTCGTGCTGGCCGTTTCAGGATGGTGTATAATCCGCAGGCGGGTCTGA